One stretch of Halodesulfovibrio sp. MK-HDV DNA includes these proteins:
- a CDS encoding BMC domain-containing protein, protein MGNAIGMVEFTSIAKGIYTVDQMIKVAEVDVITAVSTCPGKYFVIVTGDVASVENSVRVGEEHAGEYLVDFIMIPNISQELFPALSGATMPEHMGAIGIVESFSISTMVIAADAVLKAVNVEPIELRLGQGLGGKAFFTFTGDVAAVSAGVDQAKEVMKTKGLLVNAEVIPSPSEKLIPALL, encoded by the coding sequence ATGGGTAACGCAATCGGAATGGTTGAATTTACAAGTATTGCAAAGGGTATCTACACCGTCGATCAGATGATCAAGGTCGCTGAAGTTGATGTTATTACCGCAGTCTCTACTTGTCCGGGTAAATATTTTGTCATTGTCACAGGTGACGTTGCTTCCGTGGAGAACTCAGTGAGGGTTGGTGAAGAGCACGCCGGAGAATATCTGGTCGACTTTATCATGATCCCTAACATTTCTCAGGAGCTTTTTCCTGCACTTTCAGGCGCGACAATGCCTGAACATATGGGTGCCATTGGTATTGTGGAGTCTTTCTCCATATCAACCATGGTTATTGCTGCAGACGCAGTCCTTAAAGCTGTGAATGTAGAGCCTATTGAATTGCGCTTAGGTCAAGGCTTGGGCGGCAAGGCATTCTTTACTTTCACCGGTGATGTGGCTGCGGTAAGTGCAGGCGTTGATCAGGCAAAAGAAGTAATGAAAACAAAAGGCTTGCTGGTAAATGCAGAGGTTATTCCTTCTCCTTCAGAGAAGTTGATACCTGCACTGCTGTAA
- the cutD gene encoding choline TMA-lyase-activating enzyme — MTTSNSDMIERKGLIFNVQKYNMYDGPGVRTLVFFKGCPLRCKWCSNPEGQKRKFQILYKQDLCVNCGMCASVCPVGLHSMGAGGTLHEMSDSIDCIGCGKCEEVCAASALSVVGEKKTTSEVMDIIEEDRAFYDVSGGGVTLGGGEVLMQPEFATNVLMTCKQRGINTAIETCGYARQEAVLKAAEFVDLFLFDIKHMNSEKHYELTGVRNETILENVTALIEKRHNVKIRLPLMKDVNDAPEDIEALIAFLKPFLGRKNFKGVDMLPYHKMGVNKYKQLGWDYPMKGEFALGDADLDRIENQFKAHDFPVSVIRH, encoded by the coding sequence ATGACTACATCTAATTCAGACATGATTGAAAGAAAGGGACTGATTTTCAACGTACAGAAGTACAACATGTACGATGGTCCGGGAGTTAGAACCCTCGTATTTTTCAAGGGATGTCCGTTGCGTTGTAAGTGGTGCTCAAACCCCGAAGGCCAGAAACGTAAGTTTCAGATCCTTTACAAACAGGATCTCTGCGTCAATTGCGGCATGTGTGCCTCTGTATGCCCTGTGGGACTTCATTCCATGGGGGCAGGTGGAACGCTGCATGAGATGTCAGATAGCATTGACTGCATAGGGTGCGGTAAATGTGAAGAAGTCTGTGCTGCATCAGCACTTTCCGTCGTCGGTGAAAAGAAGACCACCTCAGAGGTGATGGATATTATCGAAGAGGATAGAGCCTTTTACGATGTATCCGGCGGTGGTGTTACTTTAGGCGGTGGAGAAGTGCTGATGCAACCAGAGTTCGCTACAAACGTACTGATGACCTGTAAGCAGCGGGGCATCAACACTGCTATCGAAACTTGCGGATACGCAAGACAAGAAGCAGTGCTTAAAGCTGCTGAGTTCGTGGACCTGTTCCTCTTCGACATCAAACATATGAATTCAGAAAAGCACTACGAACTGACCGGAGTGCGCAACGAAACCATTCTGGAGAACGTAACAGCGCTTATTGAAAAGCGTCATAACGTTAAAATCCGTCTGCCGCTGATGAAAGATGTGAACGATGCACCAGAGGATATTGAAGCGCTTATTGCCTTCTTAAAGCCATTCCTCGGACGTAAAAATTTCAAAGGTGTCGATATGCTTCCGTACCACAAGATGGGCGTGAACAAATACAAGCAGCTGGGCTGGGATTACCCGATGAAAGGTGAATTCGCCCTTGGTGATGCTGATCTGGATAGAATTGAAAACCAGTTTAAAGCACACGATTTCCCAGTTTCAGTAATTCGACATTAA
- the eutS gene encoding ethanolamine utilization microcompartment protein EutS: MQSNQSQELERIIQETVPGKQVTIAHVIAAPMPDIYERLGVEEKGALGILTLSPFETAIIAADIATKTADVEIGFLDRFTGSVVLTGSVESVETALQAVVDVLARNLGFTAGTVTRS, encoded by the coding sequence ATGCAAAGTAATCAATCCCAAGAGTTGGAACGAATCATTCAAGAAACCGTTCCCGGCAAGCAAGTAACAATCGCCCACGTAATCGCGGCTCCGATGCCGGATATTTACGAGCGATTAGGCGTGGAAGAAAAGGGCGCACTGGGCATTTTGACCCTGTCTCCTTTTGAAACCGCAATTATTGCCGCTGATATTGCCACCAAAACAGCAGACGTGGAGATCGGCTTTTTAGACCGTTTCACTGGCTCTGTTGTTCTTACAGGCAGCGTTGAAAGCGTGGAAACTGCATTGCAGGCTGTTGTTGATGTGCTTGCTCGCAATCTTGGCTTTACCGCCGGTACTGTTACCCGCTCCTAG
- a CDS encoding 4Fe-4S dicluster domain-containing protein, with protein sequence MRVNLIEQVNNAGVIGAGGAGFPTHVKLSATAEFILLNGAECEPLLRVDQQLMEIYPDEIILGFQSAGKAVGAKKAYLCIKEKHGKVISILRERIEALNASPFVEVTPLPDVYPAGDEQILVYTVTGRSVPEAGIPLNVGCVVINSETALNIFNASKGLPVTEKFITVAGDIPNRVTVKVPVGTPIMDVLKQSGLDSFDDYAVIDGGPMMGPVMTDLSGHVGKKHKGFVILKKDHSLIRKKTTTIEQARHINISACAQCRMCTDLCPRYLIGHNVEPHKSMRIQNYGLNDVEGKSHAQLCCMCNLCELFSCPAGLHPKLANDALRRDLAEQNIRYQASGNEPAARQNREYRQVPSKRLTARLGLSTYDKAAPLQEVVCAPEAVCIPIDSHVGAPAIPTVSVGDHVQAGQCIGVAAEGKLGAPVHSSIAGTVIGIENNHIVIRRG encoded by the coding sequence ATGCGTGTGAATCTGATTGAGCAAGTTAATAACGCAGGCGTAATTGGTGCAGGTGGTGCTGGATTTCCAACCCACGTAAAACTTTCCGCTACCGCAGAATTCATTTTGCTTAACGGCGCAGAGTGCGAGCCGTTATTGCGAGTGGATCAGCAGTTAATGGAAATCTACCCTGATGAAATTATTCTGGGATTCCAGAGTGCGGGAAAAGCCGTAGGGGCAAAGAAAGCGTACCTGTGTATTAAAGAAAAGCACGGGAAAGTCATTTCCATTTTACGGGAACGCATTGAAGCACTTAATGCCTCTCCGTTTGTAGAAGTGACACCGCTTCCTGATGTGTACCCTGCAGGCGACGAACAAATTTTAGTCTACACCGTGACCGGACGTTCTGTACCGGAAGCAGGCATACCGCTGAATGTCGGGTGTGTTGTTATCAACTCTGAAACAGCTCTCAACATTTTCAACGCGTCGAAAGGTCTGCCGGTAACAGAAAAATTCATCACTGTTGCAGGGGACATCCCGAACAGAGTGACGGTGAAAGTTCCGGTCGGCACGCCGATTATGGACGTGTTGAAGCAGAGCGGGCTTGATTCATTCGACGACTACGCAGTGATTGACGGCGGCCCTATGATGGGACCTGTCATGACTGACCTGAGTGGTCATGTTGGTAAAAAGCATAAGGGTTTTGTGATTCTTAAAAAGGATCATTCTCTTATCCGCAAAAAAACAACCACGATTGAACAAGCAAGACACATTAATATTTCAGCATGTGCGCAGTGTCGCATGTGTACAGATTTATGCCCTCGTTACCTTATCGGGCATAATGTCGAGCCTCATAAGTCCATGCGAATTCAAAACTATGGGCTTAATGACGTTGAAGGCAAAAGCCATGCGCAACTTTGCTGCATGTGTAACCTTTGCGAATTGTTCTCCTGTCCTGCCGGACTGCATCCGAAGCTAGCAAACGATGCGCTGAGGCGTGATCTTGCTGAGCAGAATATTCGCTATCAGGCAAGCGGCAATGAGCCGGCTGCACGGCAGAATCGTGAATACCGTCAGGTGCCGAGCAAGCGTCTGACAGCACGGTTGGGATTAAGCACGTACGACAAGGCTGCTCCTTTGCAGGAAGTTGTATGCGCGCCGGAGGCTGTTTGCATTCCGATTGATTCCCATGTTGGTGCACCTGCTATTCCGACTGTTTCTGTTGGAGACCATGTGCAGGCAGGCCAGTGTATCGGCGTTGCTGCTGAGGGCAAACTCGGCGCTCCGGTTCATTCAAGCATTGCCGGAACCGTTATCGGAATTGAGAATAATCACATCGTCATAAGAAGGGGTTGA
- the cutC gene encoding choline trimethylamine-lyase has protein sequence MDIRDLSNQLAEATKNMTPEERTSLKKMFEEVTEDILNRQAANGTPVQFAPTTHGTEIPDGPTDRQVRLRENFLKQVPTITTHRARAITKIAKENPGMPKILLRAKCFKHCCETAPLVIQNDELIVGAPCGAPRAGAFSPDIAWRWVADEIDTISTRSQDPFFISEEDKKIMREELFPYWAGKSVDEYCEDQYREAGLWEISGESYVSDCSYHAVNGGGDSNPGYDVILMNKGMLDVQREANEHLATLDYKNPEDIEKIYFYKSLIDTAEGLMIYARRMSEYAAQLAQQEMNPQRKAELMQISEVNARVPAHKPSTFREAIQSVWTIESLLVVEENQTGMSIGRVDQYMYPYYKADLEAGRMTDYEAFDLAGCMLIKMSEMMWITNEGGSKFFAGYQPFVNMCVGGVTREGLDATNELTYLLMDAVRHVKVYQPSLATRVHNKSPQKYLRKIIDVIRAGMGFPAIHFDDTHIKMMLAKGVSIEDARDYCLMGCVEPQKSGRLYQWTSTAYTQWPICIELVLNHGVPLWYGKQVCPDMGELSSFQTFEQFDDAVKAQIKFITEKSSIATVISQRVHKELAPKPLMSIMYEGCMENGCDVSAGGAMYNFGPGVIWSGLATYADSMAAIKRLVFDERKYTLHQMNEALKADFVGFEQIKADCLAAPKFGNDDDYADLIAADLVNFTETEHRKFKTLYSVLSHGTLSISNNTPFGQLTGASAGGRAAWMPLSDGISPSHGADFKGPTAIIKSVSKMPNDSMNIGMVHNFKLMSGLLDTPQGEEGILTLIRTASMLGNGEMQFNYLDNDVLLDAQKSPENYRDLVVRVAGYSAFFVELCKDVQDEIISRTMLTEI, from the coding sequence GTGGATATTCGGGACTTATCAAATCAGCTTGCTGAAGCTACAAAAAACATGACTCCGGAAGAACGTACTTCTTTGAAAAAAATGTTCGAAGAAGTAACTGAAGATATTTTGAACCGTCAGGCTGCCAACGGCACCCCTGTTCAATTTGCTCCAACTACACATGGTACTGAAATCCCTGACGGCCCTACAGATCGTCAGGTTCGCTTGAGAGAAAACTTCCTTAAGCAGGTTCCAACCATCACCACTCACCGTGCTCGTGCAATTACTAAAATTGCTAAAGAAAATCCGGGCATGCCTAAAATTTTGCTTCGTGCAAAATGCTTTAAGCATTGTTGTGAGACTGCTCCTCTGGTTATCCAGAATGACGAACTTATCGTTGGTGCACCTTGTGGCGCGCCTCGTGCCGGTGCTTTCTCTCCAGATATCGCATGGCGCTGGGTGGCAGATGAAATCGACACCATCAGCACTCGTAGTCAGGATCCTTTCTTCATCTCTGAAGAAGACAAAAAAATCATGCGTGAAGAGCTGTTCCCGTACTGGGCTGGCAAATCCGTTGATGAATATTGTGAAGATCAGTACCGCGAAGCAGGTCTTTGGGAAATTTCAGGCGAATCTTACGTATCCGATTGTTCATACCACGCAGTAAACGGTGGTGGTGACTCCAACCCTGGTTACGACGTTATCCTGATGAACAAAGGTATGCTCGATGTTCAGCGTGAAGCAAACGAACATCTTGCTACATTGGACTACAAGAACCCTGAAGATATCGAAAAAATTTACTTCTACAAATCGCTGATTGATACTGCAGAAGGTCTTATGATCTACGCACGTAGAATGTCAGAATACGCAGCACAGCTTGCACAGCAGGAAATGAATCCTCAGCGTAAAGCTGAATTGATGCAGATTTCTGAAGTGAACGCACGTGTTCCTGCTCATAAGCCTTCTACTTTCCGCGAAGCAATTCAGTCTGTATGGACTATTGAGTCCCTTCTGGTTGTTGAAGAAAACCAGACTGGTATGTCTATTGGTCGAGTCGATCAGTACATGTACCCGTACTACAAAGCTGATCTCGAAGCTGGCCGCATGACAGACTATGAAGCATTCGACCTTGCCGGTTGTATGTTGATCAAAATGTCTGAAATGATGTGGATTACTAACGAAGGCGGTTCTAAGTTCTTCGCTGGTTACCAGCCGTTTGTTAACATGTGCGTTGGCGGTGTAACCCGCGAAGGCCTTGATGCTACAAACGAACTTACCTACTTGCTTATGGATGCTGTTCGCCACGTTAAAGTGTACCAGCCATCACTCGCAACTCGCGTACATAACAAATCCCCTCAGAAGTACCTCAGAAAGATTATTGACGTAATCCGCGCTGGCATGGGCTTCCCTGCAATTCACTTTGATGACACCCACATCAAGATGATGCTTGCTAAAGGTGTTTCCATTGAAGACGCACGCGACTACTGCCTCATGGGTTGTGTAGAACCGCAGAAATCCGGTCGTCTCTACCAGTGGACATCCACCGCATATACCCAGTGGCCTATTTGTATTGAGCTTGTTCTCAACCACGGTGTACCGCTTTGGTATGGCAAACAGGTTTGTCCGGATATGGGCGAACTCAGCAGCTTCCAGACTTTCGAGCAGTTCGACGATGCTGTTAAAGCACAGATTAAATTCATCACTGAGAAAAGTAGCATCGCTACCGTTATCTCTCAGCGTGTTCATAAAGAGCTTGCTCCTAAGCCGCTCATGTCCATCATGTACGAAGGTTGTATGGAAAACGGCTGCGATGTTTCCGCAGGCGGCGCAATGTACAACTTTGGTCCTGGTGTAATCTGGAGTGGTCTTGCTACCTACGCAGATTCAATGGCTGCAATCAAACGCCTCGTATTTGATGAAAGAAAATACACTCTTCATCAGATGAATGAAGCTCTTAAAGCTGACTTCGTTGGTTTTGAGCAGATTAAAGCTGATTGTCTTGCTGCTCCTAAGTTCGGTAACGACGACGATTACGCAGACCTTATTGCTGCTGATCTTGTTAACTTTACTGAAACAGAACACCGCAAGTTTAAAACTCTCTACTCAGTATTGAGCCACGGTACTCTGTCCATTTCCAACAACACCCCATTTGGTCAGCTCACCGGCGCATCTGCTGGTGGTCGTGCAGCTTGGATGCCTCTTTCTGACGGTATCAGCCCAAGCCATGGCGCAGATTTCAAAGGCCCTACAGCCATCATCAAATCTGTTTCCAAAATGCCTAACGACAGCATGAACATCGGTATGGTTCATAACTTCAAGCTGATGTCCGGCTTGTTGGATACACCACAGGGTGAAGAGGGTATTTTGACTCTCATCCGTACCGCCAGCATGCTCGGCAACGGCGAAATGCAGTTTAACTACCTTGATAACGATGTTCTTCTCGACGCTCAGAAGAGCCCGGAAAACTATCGTGATTTAGTTGTTCGTGTTGCAGGCTACTCAGCATTCTTTGTTGAGCTTTGCAAAGACGTTCAGGACGAAATTATCAGCAGAACCATGCTGACAGAAATATAG
- a CDS encoding EutN/CcmL family microcompartment protein, giving the protein MLVAELIGSVWSTRKAETLKGFKLMLVELLGGSRNGERMMVVDTIGAGIGDRVIITTGSSARRMLEDDNIPVDAVIVGIIDDDCELPSFGDACESD; this is encoded by the coding sequence ATGCTAGTTGCAGAACTCATAGGCAGCGTTTGGTCAACTCGCAAAGCGGAAACTCTGAAAGGCTTCAAGCTGATGCTTGTGGAACTTCTTGGTGGAAGTCGTAACGGAGAGCGCATGATGGTTGTGGATACCATCGGTGCTGGAATCGGAGACAGGGTTATCATTACAACCGGATCTTCTGCCCGAAGAATGTTGGAAGATGACAACATCCCTGTGGATGCCGTAATTGTCGGCATTATCGATGATGACTGTGAGCTGCCAAGTTTTGGAGATGCGTGTGAATCTGATTGA
- a CDS encoding BMC domain-containing protein: protein MEFRIIKSPSPGALSILLRRRGSGKSEIDEPIDAVGLIQGKMIDMVVAADIAEKSVGVDVEDIKGNCPQNMILLAIMGDTASVEAAMAEIKFKLKEGHYAC, encoded by the coding sequence ATGGAATTTCGCATAATTAAATCACCGTCTCCTGGAGCATTGAGCATTCTGTTGCGGCGCAGAGGCTCCGGTAAGTCAGAAATAGATGAACCAATCGACGCGGTCGGTCTTATTCAGGGCAAAATGATCGATATGGTTGTTGCTGCGGATATTGCTGAGAAGAGCGTTGGGGTTGATGTTGAAGATATCAAAGGCAACTGCCCGCAGAACATGATCCTGCTTGCCATTATGGGCGACACGGCTTCCGTTGAAGCTGCAATGGCAGAGATTAAGTTCAAGCTTAAAGAAGGACATTACGCATGCTAG
- a CDS encoding EutP/PduV family microcompartment system protein, with translation MIRRRIMLIGATGSGKTTLANVLNQHDDSVHGDVPFSGCSPVRCGQEVVYGKHTVDVPGGYFDTPWMYNHLISIAQNNASHVVFVVSQSQRSVAGAPGLAKVFGCPVTGVVTQCDVKPENNAFCLKQLQHFGVSEPYFNVSVANGSGIPELLQHLFDART, from the coding sequence ATGATACGACGACGAATCATGCTCATCGGGGCAACAGGCAGCGGTAAAACGACACTCGCCAACGTGCTTAATCAGCATGATGATTCTGTTCACGGTGACGTGCCTTTTTCTGGATGCTCACCTGTTCGCTGCGGGCAGGAAGTTGTTTATGGAAAACATACAGTGGATGTGCCGGGTGGATATTTTGATACCCCGTGGATGTACAACCATCTTATTTCCATAGCGCAGAACAATGCATCCCATGTGGTGTTTGTTGTCAGCCAGTCACAGCGTTCAGTTGCCGGTGCTCCGGGACTTGCAAAAGTGTTCGGATGCCCAGTTACCGGAGTTGTGACCCAGTGCGATGTAAAGCCGGAAAACAATGCATTTTGCCTGAAGCAGTTACAGCATTTTGGCGTTTCGGAACCATATTTCAATGTCAGTGTGGCAAATGGAAGCGGGATTCCGGAGTTATTACAGCATCTGTTTGATGCTCGTACGTGA
- the eutJ gene encoding ethanolamine utilization protein EutJ, giving the protein MSEKRVNFEFCDQLVQEFEDAVEKPIKNSSSVYYTGVDLGTACVVISVLDENRKPVAGAYRYADVVRDGMVVDYIGAVQLVRELKEEVEEKLGTELLYAASAIPPGTDGLDSGAIRNVVESAGFELTQLLDEPTAANEVLKISNGAVVDIGGGTTGISILKDGKVIYVADEATGGTHFSLVISGAYKMPFDEADAFKRDAKNHKELLPVLRPVIEKMSTIINTHIEGYDVQEISLVGGTCCLAGIEDVIEKRTGIYTHKPKNPMFVTPLGIALSCKAEA; this is encoded by the coding sequence GTGTCAGAGAAAAGAGTAAATTTTGAATTCTGCGACCAGCTCGTTCAAGAGTTTGAAGACGCAGTTGAAAAGCCGATTAAGAATAGTTCTTCTGTCTATTACACAGGAGTGGATTTGGGCACAGCGTGTGTGGTTATCTCTGTACTTGATGAGAACCGCAAACCTGTTGCCGGTGCGTACAGATACGCAGATGTAGTTCGCGACGGAATGGTTGTGGATTATATCGGCGCTGTGCAGCTTGTCCGCGAGTTGAAAGAAGAAGTTGAAGAAAAACTCGGCACAGAATTACTCTATGCTGCCTCTGCCATTCCTCCGGGAACAGACGGGCTGGATTCCGGTGCAATCAGAAACGTTGTGGAAAGCGCTGGCTTTGAATTGACTCAGCTTCTTGATGAGCCGACCGCAGCGAACGAAGTACTTAAAATTTCTAATGGAGCCGTGGTTGATATCGGTGGCGGCACTACCGGCATCTCCATCCTGAAGGATGGAAAAGTTATCTATGTTGCTGATGAAGCAACGGGCGGTACCCATTTCTCCCTTGTTATTTCCGGGGCATATAAAATGCCTTTTGATGAAGCTGATGCTTTTAAGCGCGACGCTAAAAATCATAAAGAGCTTCTCCCAGTTTTACGACCAGTTATCGAAAAAATGTCGACCATCATCAACACTCATATCGAAGGGTACGATGTTCAGGAAATTTCTCTCGTTGGCGGTACATGCTGCTTGGCTGGGATTGAAGACGTCATTGAAAAACGAACTGGTATCTACACGCATAAACCAAAAAATCCAATGTTCGTCACACCGTTAGGAATCGCTCTTAGCTGTAAGGCGGAAGCATAG